ACAGAAAATGCATAAAACACAATTCAAAGCTTCCAAAAGCAGGTGTGAAGATTTTTTCCCTACTTACACATCTAAACCCCAATCCCAGTAGTTAAAAATAGACTAGCCCATAACTACTCCAGAACAACTAAATGAACCAACCTGACCAAGGCCTTGGGAAATAAGTCATCATATGCGACAGCTATGCCAAATTGCTGGTTCATTTGGTACCATGTCCAATGGTATCAAACTAATTGCTCATTAAAGTCTCTGGCTGCCAAAACCTCTGCCAAAACCTCAGTGCTTGCTATCTCATCCATTAAATAGAAGCAGGAAGAAGAGCCCTCTCTACTACAAGGTAATATAGATCTGTGATCAATATGCCATGAGTTATGGGTTGTTCATGCCATGGTGCTGATAAGCAGCAACAATCCAAGTAAAGGGTTCCACTGgttcttccaattaattattttcaaGATGGCAGGCTGACAGCTAAGATTTAAGTTTCAAGGTCCTAGAACTTGCCTAAATGGAGACTAAATCTACTGTTTGGACTTTATCAGGCAATGAGCTAGCCAGTCAAAGATATAGGTAAGCAGGCCTGCTGGTTCAGTGTGGGCAGCCTCCCAGTATTCCAGGCTCCATCTGTTGCACAGCAATTGCTTTCCAACAAGGGTGACAAGTAAAATCAAGCAATAATTAACATCCAATTACACTCACGTATGCATttcctaacaataactgtaataTGCCAGACTCTGTGCTGGGCTTTTACATATGGCAAGTAATTTAATGCTCACTACAAGACTGCTTTCGCCTCTAGCACTACTGCATGTGTGGGTCTGAATATTTACTCAGAATGAGCAGGGAGCTGTCACTGTTTGAAGTAATACTCATTTTATTCACCTGCCATTAAAAGCAATCTTCGGAGAGAAATCTCAAAGTTAATACCACTTCGTAGGCCGTTTGAGTACATGTGATGTGCCAACCACAGTTCtaggtgttttaaaaaattatttaacctcaACAACAACTCTGTTTTGAATAAATAGATGGTTACACAAAGTGTAAACTGCCTGCAGCTGCTTTTGCTTTCCAAGGTTGAGGACAGGGACCAGGAGCTTAAGCCATTAGAGACAAAACAAATGCCTACATTGTTCCTTTTCCCATCACAGGAATTGCTGGGGCAGGGAAGAGGAAAAGTAACATTGTCAAGCCTGTCATTCATCTTTGTTGGAGTAGTTGGCACTTAGTTTGGCAGAATCCAATAATGGTCTTAGGAGGTACAAAGGCAGGCCTAGAGCCTAGGAAGGGAAAAAGAACTAAActgctttgcaaaaaaaaatagtggaaggACGCAAGGATTTAAAAAGTGTGAGAAACATGGAGAATGCATAGGACATTGTGGCATAAAAAAAACCATTCAATGTCTCCTACCTTCAGTGAAACCTGTTCATGCACAATGCCTTGAATGATTGGTTTTGAGAAGAAAATGACAGGAAAGGGGCGGGTTTCCATGTCTGACTGGCACAGAGCAATAGCAGTGGATGATAGCTAGGTAAGATTGAGTATACTTTGGAAGCTGGAACTATGTGTCAGAAGTGACTATGagaacataactttcctgtcCCCTGACCTGGAACCGAACTCTAACAGAGAGTGGAATGCAAGATCgaaccaaataattttaaatctcaAATGTCAAGGGTAATCAAAGCCAATAACGGGATTACATTTGgaattttttccattcttttgcttTTGCAAATAAGAACCTTCCAGATGCCACAATAACACTGATCAAACTGTATTGCAGTTGCCTGTGCTTTCCTAAAGTGATTCCCTGCTAGTCTAGGGTCAGAGATGTTCAACATCCAGTAATCAAAACcatactctatatatgtattaaaagaataaaactgggggctggagctggggctcagtggtagagaatttgcctagcatgcgtgaggcagtgggttcgattctcagcaccacatataaagaaagaaagaaagaaagaaagaaagaaagtccattgacaactaagaaaatattaaaaaataataaaactgtccAAAGAAATACACCGTGTTTACCTATTCTTAAGTCTATGATCTTTCCTGTTATAAATAGCCTTTCTTCCCACCACAGCTACAACTTATTTAACCTTAGCTGGCTGTTACACTCCTGGttagaatgagaaattttatctACTATAAAAATACAGTTTCACACCATATCCTCCCAGAGTCCCTCACATTGCACCCCAAAAGGCACACAAATGGCCTCATTACTACATTCACTGTCAGCTCATAAAACAACTGCCAGAGATCTCCAGAGAACAGAATGGTACAAATGACATTCTGTAGCTATGGTTGATTATGGAAAATGATGGTAAGAAAATATCTCACTTTCTGGATTTGCCTAAGTACAGTAGCCAAGAATGCTTCCCAtgttgcacattttaaaaatgtttttagattccttaaaataattaaataactacAAGAGACTCAGTATTGACTCCTTtcttatgaaagaaaagaaagggcatTTTAAAGGAGATGAATTGGCTTCTCctgcttttattattatgtcactgagatttttttcaatatcaacATTATTGGCTTCAATAAAATTCACCGACacaaatggaatggaaccacacAGAACAATAATAAGCAAACTTAAAGGTGATGAAGAGACACTATCAAAATAGTAGCTTTATTTTGATTCAGAGATTTGGCTAACTTAAGAATTGTCTCATATTTTGCCATACAGAGGAAATCCAATATCACACATTAAATTTCACCACTCTCTTGAAGCAGGGAAATAACAAGTTAGAAAGGTGAAGTGACACTGAGAAATGGATTGAAGAAAAAAGCCTCCTGTATCAGAGAAGAAGGGGAGCAGATAATGAGGAATCCTGATTAAATACAAAGCTATGACCAGGCAGTGAAGCACAAAGGAGACAGAGGAAATCAGATCCTGACAGCCTGTTCTGCACTGTGCCTATAATaccaatggggggaaaaaaaacacaggtGTAATCCTTGGCTGGTTGTTCCTCCTTCATTTCCTGAACAAATAATTCAGCACTCCTTTATCATACActgcttccttaataagaatctGATTCCAAAACAACCAAGAGAAATAGGAATATACCCTCACATGCAGATCATAATGCACAGCACCCCTGTCATGTGAGTCAAAACCACGCATAGTTCAGAATGGACTCCACCCCCAGTCTTACATGCCACAGAATTCATATTGATTCGAGAGCTGCCTATTAAGAGAATGGATGACTTCTCATGTGTATTAACAAAAGCTTTGTATTGTAGGTTGACTAGCTGGTAGAAATATTGTGAGCATTTATGCCATTATAACCCTAATATATTCCTGCAGGGTAACAGCACGGCCTATCTAATATACAATGATGGAGTCCCTACATCTGTGAATTACGACAGAAAATATGGACACACCAAAGGTATTGTGAAACAGCTCttgatttctctttcctattaGAAATTGACATTTTCTTAAACCTTTCATCGTGAATGCACTCACATTCCATATTAAATAGATAACCTTTGTTTTTAATggtttattttgataaattgaaATGTATGATTTCCATATAACAggttataattatataatttgacTTGGCAGTACCCTTTTTGGGAATAtaactttatttctctctctctctctctctctctctctctctctctctctatatatatatatatatatatatatatatatatatataaacatatatgttaagatatatatatatatatatatatgttttagagCAAAAATCCAAGTGCTGACCACTGGGAATACCAGTTAGTGTATAactatacatgtatttatatacacatctatatctctatatttatacatacatacccCAAGAAGTCTATATTATGTGTGTGGGGGtaatatgtgtacacacacacacactttgtagTTAGGTATATTAAGTATAATACATATCAAGTAAAATTCACTCTTTATAATATATAGTTCcattagaaataaacatttttgaaaaaagtatttttagtttttacatcACAGtaatttttgacatattttgttacatattgcTAATATACATAGTAATTTGAAAGGTATTTTGTCATCTTTTAttacaaacaaatgaacaaatgaaatttcAAATCTACTCTGTTATTGCCTTAAAATTTGTGTTATAgttgactcagaaggctgaggtaagagaatcacaagttccaggccagcctcagcaacttagtgaaaccctgcctcaaaataagaaataataaagggactaaggatgtagctcaatggtaaagtggccttgggttaaatccccagtgtcagagaaacaaacgaacaaaaacaTATGTCTTTATGATGCAGTCAAATGGACATAATTGTATTGTTACAATTTTAATTAATAGTTGGGTTTTTCAAaacaatccttttaaaatttcatattgctgcataataattatgcataataatgggattcattatgatatattcatatacatatgtaacATAACCTGGTCAATTTAACCCTTAGTACGTCCCttgtctctcccttcctccctcaccgcATCCCCCTCCTCTATCccactggtctcccttctgtATTTATGagatccctttttcttttcccctttttttctctggctcccacatatgagagaacacatatgccccttgactttctgagtctagcttattttacttactatgatgttctccagttccatctattttcctaccAATAACATGATTTTGATCTTCTTTATAGCTATGGAAAgctccattgggtatatatacctcacttatctattgatggacacctaggttggtctcataattttgttattatataCAGTGATTTTTGTTTTAGTGACTTTTGTTACTCTTCTATTGATGAacaatacatatacatttttatagaaaaattcaaagtgcaagtaaacaaaaaaaaatctgtaatccTAATACCCATTAGATAAACAGACTTAATCCTTtctaaaatgcttattttaaaccATTTCATAAAGCTATCATAAtgactacttttaaaaatatgtcatgaATAACTAGCTATGACAATATTCTTCAGAAGGTTACAAACTCAAATACCCTCAGGGAGCAGGCAGATAATATTAGCAAGTGTAATGGGCTGAACCAAGAGATATATATACAAACTAAAGGGTGCAATTATTTCTCACCTTGCAGGTTTTTTTAGGAAATGttgaaaattagtattttttgGAAATTCCCTAAAGGTTTTAAATGTTGGCAATGActtgaatgtttaaaaaatacattgcaAGCCTAATAAAATATATCCTCAGTCTGTATCTGGTCCATGGACTGCTAATTTGCAATGTCTGGTTAAGGATATAATTTGTAGTGGTTTTCAAAGTTCATGAACATCGAAAGCTCTTAATTTTGTCAAGTTGCCCTCCTGAAGGCCCTATTTACATGGAACCCAACAATTTTTATAACACACCACATTCTCCAACTTCTCCTCCAGCAACTTTTGTCATTTCTACTCCACCTTATTAGTTGCTGCAAGggtttggagaaaaagaaaatgaggtttaatgttaagttttgAGGCAAGGAATTCTCTTTGCCATCAGATACCCTAACATTTGTGGCATTCATACTAGGAGGTTGAGATTCCAGCAAAACAGCACATTTATCTGGGCAGAGGGGAGTACTTGAAGGCCATCCAGCTCTGTTAGGCAACAGAACTGTCAACATGGTTCACCAAAACGTaagtattgattttatttttcctcccgAAGAGCAAGGGtatgctttgttttcttaacccagggtgatttaccactgagccacatccccttttttattttttgagacaggatctcctcactaagtttttgagactggcctcaaactctcaatcctcctgtttcagcctcccaagtatctgggattacaggcatgtactactgtACCTAGCCAAAAGCAAACTTTTTAAAGGtatactctttaaaaaagaaataattagcaGGCATTTGGTTTCCACTCTAGTaaggaaaacatgaataaattcaTATTATTAAGCTCTAGAAACTTTTACTAAACATAATTAATAAGAATAGTATGGCttgctttttattacttttttaaccTCTTTTATTGTGTCTGTTGAGGTGGGTGACTCTTCTCCAATAAATGAGCATTAGTTTCTTAAAACAAAGTACTACAAttacatttcttcatttaatattGTCTCCTTAACCTCTGTTTGTTAGcaggcttttgaaaaaaaaaaaaaagttagctgCTTAGCAGTAAAGACTCTATCTGAAGCTTGCCAGGTGATTATATAGTTTAACAAGGTCAAACTCCAATTTAGCAAATTTGCATTCTGCCAAAACAAATTTTCCGTGTAGTTCAACATGAAATTCCTCTTAACTCTTCACAGAACGGCTGCCCTTGCCTCCCTTTATTGGTAGCTTATCATCAGTAATGATGCATTGTGATGTGTATCTAACTTGCTTCTGACATCcttaaaaaatgaacatgatCCTTGTGATTATTAACCTAATAAAACATTAAACTAAAGCATAAACAGGAATAAATGTTGCATCTTTGAACCCTACTTTAaaaggaagtgttttttttttctaatttatctgtATTAAATGTATCTTGGGTAGGTTTATTGCTGTGGAACAGAATCCAGGGGTTCTGGCTGATTCATTCTATTCCCCGGTTTCCTCCAATTCCTCAAGAAGGCTATGATTATCCATCCACTGGGAGACGAAACGGACAAAGTGGCATCTGTGTAACTTTTAAGTACAACCAGTATGAAGCAATAGGTAATACCAGAATGTGTGAAAGGAGATAGCAATGTTGGAGAAGGAACTGAGAAATGTATTAATAAACGTGTCACTTCGTTTATTAATCTGTTCATAGACCCTCTGATACCTGTGTTCTAATACTGCCTCTGCAATACTAAAGCTTACTGGTCCTCAGTTCCTGGTCTACCAATGACATCAGGGGCAGTAGTTTTAAATGAATTCAGGGATTCATTTAAATGAATTGCATGGCACTGGGGACCATGACAAGTTGGGGTATTGACTTTCCCCTGGAAGCTTCAAAGGCCTCAGAGCCAACATATTGTGGCTCTTTAGGAAATACAGGCCCACAGATTATAAATTTCTCCTGAGGAACCAGAAACCTAGGGTATGTGGTATAtgtgtgtgaaagagaaagagagatcctGATTTTCAAATATGGGttcaatcttattttttaaaaaagaaagaaagaaaactttgcaGACCAAATGTTTCCTGTACCCTGCCAACATGACACATCTGAGCCAGATAAACTTCTTTTAAGATCTCAAGCTCAAATAGCCAAAAATACTTACGTTTGGCAAACTATGGTGTGGGAGGAGAAAAAGTAGGAACACTGCTTTTACCAATCACTTTTTACTGAGAAAGCGGCTAAACAGCAATGAAGATCATCTTTGCCTTCAGATACAGGTTTAGAAAATGTTTCCCATCAAATTTCTATCTTATTATAAGGATCACTGAGCCTTTCACCTAAGTCACATCCTAATCTAGCTAGCATCATGTGGTGAATAGAGAACTAAACATTGTAGATACAGGATGTACACACTGATGAATTAATTATTCTGGAAACAAGGTGTTCTCTactttttgtatatgtatatataggagAAAAAGCATATGGCCTTCAAGGCCAGATTATCTGAGTTTGAATATTAACTTCATCAGTTACAATTTCTATAACCATGTACATTTGACATAAAGGCTCAGTTAATTTATATATAAGATGAGGATAATGATAACAACAGAACTTACCTACTAATAAGTTTGCTCTGAGGATGAGAAGAGTAAAATGATATAAAACTCATGGCACAATGTCTGGAAAGTATGAAGTGCTCAATAGGTGCCAGTTACTGTGAACAAAAGCCATTTGAAGGCCATTGCTTCAAAAGGGGGAATGCCTATgtatggggtttttttgtttgtttgtttgtctacaACAATATCTATAATCTCCATATGCCTTTGTGTCTAAGTTTTCAACTTCTCTTTGCTGTTTCTTGATTCAGATTCTCAGCTCTTGATCTGCAACCCAAATGTCTATAGCTGTTCCATCCCGGTCACCTTTCACAGGGATCTTGTCCACATGCCCCAGCTGTGTGCCAGGTCGAGCTCATCAAAGATTCCTGGCCGGCACCTCGTCACTCTTCAGTCATCCCAAGGACAAAACTTCCTCCATTTTGCAAAATCGGATTCTTTTCTTGGTGGTATGAAAGACCATCATCAAATGATATGCTGTGTAACTCTGCTGTTGGACTCACTATGGATTACCTAGAGAAAACAATTTGATTATgcagggagaaaagaaggagaaagaaaaaaaaagaagaaggaaagggaaaaggaagttaaGGGTCAATTTAAACATATTCCTGTATCACTTCAATAGCAGAATTGCTGGTACAGACCCCAGAGCTATCTCACAACCATACAGCCAGGGGCCAGTGAAAATTCAGTCTCCCTTTGAACACATCTCTCCTTCTTCCATCCCCTAAGCAGTTATTTTGAGTCTTCCTTATTGTCAAGTTTTTTACACTACTGAGCCCCTTTACCCATAAAGACAACAAAGTTCACTAGGGAAAAACCACTTCAGTATCACACCCTAGCCTCCCAACATTTTTACcagtcttcatttctttttagcacatTTTCTCCCATCCCAACAGAAGCATTTATATCCCCTATCCTCTGGAACACATTGTAGCCTCAACATACCTTGATTTGTCCCCTTCATCTGTTTTGCCTCTTCTACTTCAAGGCTCCCACTCAGGTTCTTTACATACAAACATACTGGAAACCCTCCCTCAATTCAAAATTTCCCACAtctctcttttttgctttttctcctaCATATCTTTGAAAATCCTCATCAGAGCCTTTACTTACTCAAAGCTCTCTCTCACTGTAGTCTTTCTTCTGCCTATAGATACCAatcaccaccccacccccaccccacctgccacAGTGGCTGCCCTAGGTGATCTGACTTCTTACTTTAGTTCTTACCAGGCCCATGCCAAATGGTGTATTCCCCTCACTGACTTCCTTGATtatttgcttccttccttcttttatagaTTGCATACGATGTATAGAATGCCTATTTGCCAAGCCCTATGTCAGGCACTAGAGATGCAAAAATTAACAGGATAGAAATAGTCTCTGCAAATTTGGCACTTTCTGAAACACTTCCTGAAACACTTCACTGGTATTGGGAGTGAGTGTACATCTCTTGGTCTTCCTTCCACTTCTTTTAGATGTCTTCTGCCACATCGTCCTCCTCTGACTACTCCATAGGTGATGAAATGGCCAGGTGGTCCTCTGTCCTTCCATATCTCAGTCTACATTCTATGCTAGGCATTTCTGGCAAGTCCTCACGTGACTCCCAGTCTAGATTTCCACCCAGACCTCTGTACCAAGTGAGATATTCAATAGTCAGTGGGACAATTCTACCTGGAGGTGGTACAACCACACCAAATAAAGATGCCAAGCTCATCATTCATTCCCCCACAGACTCACTCATTGTCTGGCATTCTGCACAGTCACCTAGGCTTCCTTGATGCCTTCTTTTTCTTAACTACTCTATCAAACCCACCATCAGTTCCAGGTCCTTAATAACTTTCACAATTACCTGATCCTCTGCCACCACCATAGTCCATGCCTGTGTTTACTGTTGTAGTTATTATGACAATCTTACATTTTTCCTATCTCCTTTCTAACCCACTCTTCCCAAGTCATCCTGCACACAGCCTCTCAATTGATATCTATCATCATAAATCAGTTTTTATTAATTCTCCattaacattctttaaaaattcccCTTTTTGTTCAGGAAAATTCAAACATATTATCATGGCTTATAAGGATCCCTAGAACTGGCCTCTGATTACTTCTCTAGCCTTATTCTTTCCAAAGATCTTTCAGGGCAAGAACACATATTGCTCCCTTGTTTGTGTGAAACAAGACATTGGCAGATATCAACCTCATTATAGTAATGAAGATAGCATATATTTGCATGCCACTTCAGGATTTAGAAAAATTTTCCCATCCACTGTCTCAATTATATTATTACTGTTGTGCTTATGACATCCACCTATCAGAGGTGAGTGATGATATCCCTTCCTGAGggtattttcagaattttttctaaGTGTAAAtgtcaatctctctctttccttccgaACCCCAGACATCTTTGCAGCCTGGATGGCTCAACGGTTGAAGACACACTTGCTAACAGAAACCTGGCAGCGAAAGAGACAACAGCTTCCTTCAAACTGCTCCCTTCCTTACCATGTCTACAATATCAAAGCCATTAAGATATCTCGACAATCTTAT
This sequence is a window from Marmota flaviventris isolate mMarFla1 chromosome 10, mMarFla1.hap1, whole genome shotgun sequence. Protein-coding genes within it:
- the Dnase2b gene encoding deoxyribonuclease-2-beta produces the protein MTARLLRTTLALLSLGFFGVLKASTISCRNEEGEAVDWFIFYKLPKRQDKETGETGLEYLYLDSTIRSWRRSEQLMNTTESALGRTLQQLYEAYASKGNSTAYLIYNDGVPTSVNYDRKYGHTKGLLLWNRIQGFWLIHSIPRFPPIPQEGYDYPSTGRRNGQSGICVTFKYNQYEAIDSQLLICNPNVYSCSIPVTFHRDLVHMPQLCARSSSSKIPGRHLVTLQSSQGQNFLHFAKSDSFLGDIFAAWMAQRLKTHLLTETWQRKRQQLPSNCSLPYHVYNIKAIKISRQSYFSSYQDHAKWCISQKGTKNRWTCIGDLNRSPYQAFRSGGFICTQNRHIYQAFQRLVLYYEDCN